In a genomic window of Natronospira bacteriovora:
- a CDS encoding DUF3299 domain-containing protein, translating into MRTILSVLLLLALSLPVAAWAQLTDEELASEPPPEDATFDDFAHLVPPTPEGAVSWDLLGSTEEIVEIVNRRSFLRPDYPDEVKALDGQTIRIKGFIYPMQNQEWMAEFLFTALPPSCPYCLPAGAGYIIETRAKNPIRFSWDAVLLEGELEVLEDDPYGLFYRLNDARRVRE; encoded by the coding sequence ATGCGAACCATTCTTTCAGTCCTGCTTCTGCTTGCCCTGAGCCTGCCCGTTGCGGCATGGGCCCAGCTCACCGATGAGGAACTGGCCAGCGAGCCACCACCGGAAGACGCCACCTTCGATGACTTTGCCCACCTGGTACCGCCCACCCCGGAAGGCGCGGTCAGCTGGGATCTGCTCGGCAGTACCGAGGAAATCGTGGAGATCGTCAACCGACGCAGCTTCCTGCGCCCGGATTACCCGGATGAGGTCAAGGCCCTGGATGGCCAGACCATCCGCATCAAGGGCTTCATCTATCCCATGCAGAACCAGGAATGGATGGCGGAGTTCCTGTTCACCGCCCTGCCACCCAGCTGCCCCTACTGCCTGCCCGCCGGCGCTGGCTACATCATCGAAACCCGTGCCAAGAACCCCATCCGCTTCAGCTGGGATGCCGTGCTACTGGAGGGCGAACTGGAGGTGCTGGAGGATGATCCCTACGGATTGTTCTATCGCCTGAATGATGCCCGACGAGTAAGGGAATGA
- the folA gene encoding type 3 dihydrofolate reductase yields the protein MEIVLVAAMARHHVIGRDGGMPWHLPADLAHFKRVTLNHPVIMGRKTFESIGFALPKRRNIVVTRNPEAEFPGAEVATSLEEALARVADSETVMVIGGGQLYREALPRATRLELTFIDAEIDGDTAFPAWSSEQWGEVSREHRPADEKNAHDLAFVTLERKG from the coding sequence CATCATGTCATCGGCCGTGACGGCGGCATGCCCTGGCATCTGCCGGCCGACCTGGCCCACTTCAAGCGGGTCACGCTCAATCACCCGGTCATCATGGGGCGCAAGACCTTTGAGTCCATCGGCTTTGCCCTGCCCAAGCGCCGCAACATCGTGGTGACGCGCAACCCCGAAGCGGAATTTCCGGGTGCCGAGGTGGCCACTTCACTGGAGGAGGCCCTGGCCAGGGTGGCGGACAGCGAGACCGTGATGGTCATCGGCGGCGGTCAGCTCTACCGCGAGGCCTTGCCCCGTGCGACCCGTCTGGAACTGACCTTCATCGATGCCGAGATCGACGGGGATACGGCGTTCCCGGCATGGTCATCCGAACAATGGGGCGAAGTCAGCCGTGAGCATCGGCCGGCGGATGAAAAGAATGCCCATGATCTGGCATTCGTGACGCTGGAACGGAAGGGGTGA